Below is a window of Streptomyces genisteinicus DNA.
CCATCAGCATCATCACGGGCGGCGAGGCCGCCATCACGGTGGCGGCGACACTCACCGGGAGCAGCTGCGACGCGGCGTAGACGAGGACGAAGAAGGCGCCGACGTTCAGGAGTCCGAGCACCGCGGAGCGCCACCACCACACCCCCCGGGGCAGCCGGCGGCACAGGAGGAGCAGGAGGAGGCCGGCCGGCAGTGCCCGCAGTGCCGCTCCGTACAGCGGGTGGTCCGCGGGCAGGTACTCGTGCGTCACGTAGTAGTTGGCGCCCCAGGCCACGGGGGCGACGGCCGTCACGGCGACCCACCGCGCATTACCTTCCATGGAAGACAATATAGCTTCCCCGGAAGATACAATCACCTCATGGACTCCCCGGACGCCTCGCCGCCCTTCGCGCACCACCCCTCCGGCACCCCCTCCGAGCACTCTGCCGACTCGCCCGCCGCGCACCCCGCCGACCGCGTGGCCCGCATCCAGGCCGAGTGGCGGCGCGAGCGACCGGACCTCGACGTCGCCCCGCAGGCGGTCATCGGCCGGCTGCACCGCCTCGCCGACCGCCTCACCGGCGAGCTCCGGCTCGTCTACGACCGCTACGGCCTCGGCGAGGGCGAGTTCGACGTCCTGTGCGCGCTGCGCCGCGCGGGGCACCCCTACGAACGGGCACCCGGCGAACTGGCCGCGCACACCATGGTCACCACCGGGGCGATGACGAAGCGGATCGACCGCCTGGAGCGCTCCGGACTGGTCACCCGCCGGCGCTCCGGCGACGACCGGCGCGCCCGGATCGTCGCCCTCACCCGCCCCGGCCGGGAACTCGTCGACCGGGCCTTCACCGACCACATGCGCAACGAGCGCCGCCTGCTGGACCTCCTGTCCGCCTCCGAGGCGGCCGCCCTGGA
It encodes the following:
- a CDS encoding MarR family winged helix-turn-helix transcriptional regulator, with the protein product MDSPDASPPFAHHPSGTPSEHSADSPAAHPADRVARIQAEWRRERPDLDVAPQAVIGRLHRLADRLTGELRLVYDRYGLGEGEFDVLCALRRAGHPYERAPGELAAHTMVTTGAMTKRIDRLERSGLVTRRRSGDDRRARIVALTRPGRELVDRAFTDHMRNERRLLDLLSASEAAALETLLTTWLGRMDPPPPPHTG